From a single Lolium rigidum isolate FL_2022 chromosome 7, APGP_CSIRO_Lrig_0.1, whole genome shotgun sequence genomic region:
- the LOC124676809 gene encoding putative xyloglucan glycosyltransferase 10 has translation MAPWSGLWAGLAGGDAYRGTPVIVKMENPNWSISEVDGGEDFLPGAGGRRRRGKNAKQITWVLLLKAHRAAGCLAWLASAAVTLGCAARRRVAAGRTDSDANQGECEGEEEEAAHAVRRSRFYAFIKACLLMSVFLLAVEVAAHSNGRGALAVFAASFYASWVRVRAAYLAPPLQLLADACVVLFLVQSADRLVQSLGCFYILLKRIKPKPISPALPDAEDPDAGYYPMVLVQIPMCNEKEVYQQSIAAVCNLDWPRSSLLVQVLDDSDDPTTQALIKEEVEKWRQNGARIVYRHRVLREGYKAGNLKSAMTCSYVKDYEYVAIFDADFQPYPDFLKRTVPHFKDNEDLGLVQARWSFVNKDENLLTRLQNINLCFHFEVEQQVNGVFINFFGFNGTAGVWRIKALEDSGGWMERTTVEDMDIAVRAHLKGWKFVFLNDVECQCELPESYEAYRKQQHRWHSGPMQLFRLCLLDIIRCKIAFWKKANLIFLFFLLRKLILPFYSFTLFCIILPMTMFVPEAELPNWVVCYIPALMSFLNIVPAPKSFPFIIPYLLFENTMSVTKFNAMISGLFQLGSAYEWVVTKKSGRSSEGDLTASAPKGLKQLKAGSMPVIDAVIKEKSNPKEKPKKYNRIYKKELALSLLLLTAAARSLLSKQGIHFYFLLFQGISFLLVGLDLIGEDIK, from the exons ATGGCGCCGTGGAGCGGCTTGTGGGCCGGCCTTGCCGGCGGCGACGCCTACCGCGGCACGCCGGTCATCGTCAAGATGGAGAATCCCAACTGGTCCATTTCCGAGGTCGACGGTGGCGAGGATTTCTTGCCCGGagcaggcgggcggcggcggagggggaagAACGCGAAGCAGATCACGTGGGTGCTGCTCCTgaaggcccaccgcgccgccggtTGCCTGGCGTGGCTTGCCTCCGCCGCAGTCACGCTCGGCTGCGCCGCGCGGCGCCGCGTCGCCGCTGGGCGGACGGACTCCGATGCCAACCAGGGGGAATgcgagggcgaggaggaggaggcggcccacGCGGTGCGGCGGTCCCGGTTCTACGCGTTCATCAAAGCCTGTCTCCTGATGTCCGTTTTCCTCCTCGCCGTCGAGGTCGCCGCCCACTCCAACGGCCGGGGGGCCCTCGCCGTCTTCGCTGCCTCGTTCTACGCGTCGTGGGTACGCGTCCGCGCCGCCTACTTGGCCCCGCCGCTCCAGCTCCTCGCCGACGCCTGCGTCGTGCTCTTCCTTGTCCAGAGCGCCGACCGGCTCGTCCAGAGCCTTGGCTGCTTCTACATCCTGCTCAAGCGCATCAAGCCCAAGCCCATCTCTCCAGCATTGCCCGATGCGGAGGACCCCGACGCCGGCTATTACCCAATGGTGCTCGTCCAGATACCAATGTGCAACGAGAAAGAG GTGTATCAGCAGTCGATTGCGGCGGTCTGCAACTTAGATTGGCCAAGGTCCAGCCTCCTTGTACAGGTGCTGGACGACTCCGATGACCCGACAACGCAGGCGTTGATCAAAGAGGAGGTGGAGAAGTGGCGGCAGAACGGGGCGCGCATTGTGTACCGCCACCGTGTGCTTAGGGAGGGCTACAAGGCCGGCAACCTCAAGTCGGCAATGACCTGCAGCTATGTCAAGGACTATGAGTATGTCGCCATCTTTGATGCCGATTTCCAGCCGTACCCTGACTTCCTGAAGCGAACCGTGCCACATTTTAAG GACAATGAGGATCTGGGCCTTGTTCAAGCCAGATGGTCATTTGTGAACAAGGACGAGAACCTATTGACACGCTTGCAGAACATTAACTTGTGCTTCCACTTTGAGGTGGAGCAGCAGGTGAACGGTGTGTTCATCAACTTCTTCGGGTTCAATGGCACAGCTGGGGTGTGGAGGATCAAGGCCCTGGAGGACTCAGGAGGGTGGATGGAGCGAACAACGGTGGAGGACATGGACATTGCTGTCCGTGCACACCTGAAGGGCTGGAAGTTTGTCTTTCTGAACGATGTCGAG TGCCAATGTGAATTACCAGAGTCATACGAGGCTTACCGGAAGCAACAGCACCGGTGGCATTCGGGGCCAATGCAGCTGTTTAGGTTATGCTTGCTGGACATCATTCGATGCAAG ATTGCATTCTGGAAGAAGGCCAACCTGATATTTCTTTTCTTCCTGCTCCGCAAGCTCATCTTGCCTTTCTATTCGTTCACGCTCTTCTGTATCATCCTCCCAATGACAATGTTTGTGCCTGAAGCTGAGCTTCCCAATTGGGTCGTGTGCTACATCCCTGCGCTGATGTCCTTCTTAAACATCGTCCCCGCACCGAAATCGTTCCCATTTATCATCCCATACCTTCTCTTCGAGAACACCATGTCTGTAACCAAGTTCAATGCCATGATCTCCGGGCTGTTCCAGCTGGGAAGCGCATACGAGTGGGTCGTGACCAAGAAATCAGGTCGATCGTCAGAGGGTGATCTCACTGCCTCGGCGCCAAAGGGGCTGAAGCAACTAAAGGCTGGCTCCATGCCAGTCATTGACGCAGTAATCAAGGAGAAATCCAATCCCAAAGAGAAGCCCAAGAAGTACAACCGAATATACAAGAAGGAGCTTGCCCTCTCACTGCTTCTCCTTACCGCTGCCGCTCGGAGCTTGCTGTCGAAACAAGGGATCCACTTCTACTTCCTGCTGTTCCAGGGCATCTCGTTCTTGCTGGTCGGACTCGACCTCATTGGCGAGGACATCAAATAA